One Electrophorus electricus isolate fEleEle1 chromosome 13, fEleEle1.pri, whole genome shotgun sequence DNA segment encodes these proteins:
- the LOC113571382 gene encoding cytochrome P450 1B1-like: MALSEAEFDLKGSSIIKEWSRQVQPALMASLIFLFCLEACLWIRNFALKKRLPGPFAWPVVGNAMQLGQMPHITFSKLAKKYGNVYQIRLGCNDIVVLNGDVAIRQALIQHSTEFAGRPKFISFQLVSGGKSMTFSNYSEQWKMHRKIAQSTLRAFSSANSQTRKVFEQHVVAEAMDMVQSFLRLSTDGHYFNPSHEFTVAAANVICALCFGKRYGHEDPEFRTLLGRVNRFGETVGAGSLVDVMPWLQFFPNPVRSVYQNFKNLNNEFFAYVKDKVVQHRDTYNPDITRDMSDAIISVIEHGKNITLTKDFVEGTVTDLIGAGQDTVSTIMQWILLLLVKYPAIQAELQEQIDKVVGCDRLPSVEDKANLAHLDAFIYETMRYTSFVPVTIPHSTTQEVTIDGFLIPKDTVVFINQWSVNHDPEKWQDPHIFNPSRFFDENGALNKDLINSVMIFSTGKRRCIGEHIAKTEVFLLAAILLHQCTVESNPSEALTMDCSYGLALKPLNYTITAKLRGKLLGLVSPA; this comes from the coding sequence ATGGCATTATCAGAGGCAGAATTTGACTTGAAGGGAAGCAGCATCATAAAGGAATGGAGTAGGCAGGTCCAACCAGCTCTCATGGCTTCTTTAATCTTCCTCTTCTGTCTGGAAGCATGCCTGTGGATCCGGAACTTTGCTCTCAAAAAGAGGCTGCCGGGGCCCTTTGCCTGGCCAGTGGTGGGAAATGCCATGCAGCTGGGCCAAATGCCACATATCACCTTCTCTAAGCTGGCAAAGAAATATGGCAATGTCTACCAGATCCGACTTGGCTGCAACGACATAGTAGTACTGAATGGAGATGTAGCCATACGCCAGGCTCtcatacaacacagcacagagtttGCAGGAAGACCAAAATTCATCTCTTTTCAACTGGTCTCTGGAGGGAAAAGCATGACATTCAGCAATTACAGCGAACAGTGGAAAATGCACAGGAAAATAGCTCAGTCCACCTTGCGGGCTTTCTCTTCAGCTAACAGCCAAACCAGGAAAGTATTTGAGCAGCATGTGGTGGCAGAGGCTATGGATATGGTGCAGAGCTTTCTCAGGTTGAGCACAGATGGGCACTATTTCAATCCCTCACATGAATTCACAGTAGCTGCTGCCAATGTCATTTGTGCCCTCTGCTTTGGGAAACGTTATGGACATGAAGACCCAGAGTTTAGGACCCTTCTGGGCAGAGTGAACAGGTTTGGAGAGACAGTGGGTGCTGGGAGCCTGGTGGATGTCATGCCCTGGCTTCAATTCTTCCCTAACCCTGTGCGCAGTGTCTACCAGAACTTCAAGAACCTCAATAATGAGTTCTTTGCTTATGTGAAAGACAAGGTGGTGCAGCACAGGGACACATACAACCCTGATATAACTCGAGATATGAGTGATGCCATCATCAGTGTGATTGAGCATGGGAAAAACATCACACTGACCAAAGACTTTGTGGAGGGAACAGTGACTGACCTCATTGGTGCAGGGCAGGATACTGTTTCCACAATCATGCAGTGGATACTTTTGCTCTTAGTCAAGTACCCAGCCATACAGGCCGAGCTCCAGGAGCAGATTGATAAAGTGGTGGGTTGTGACAGACTGCCCTCAGTGGAGGACAAGGCCAATCTGGCTCATCTGGATGCCTTCATCTATGAAACCATGCGCTACACTAGCTTTGTGCCTGTTACCATCCCCCACTCCACCACCCAAGAGGTGACCATTGATGGCTTCCTCATCCCTAAAGACACAGTGGTGTTCATCAACCAGTGGTCTGTCAACCACGACCCAGAGAAATGGCAGGACCCACACATCTTCAACCCTTCAAGATTCTTTGATGAAAATGGGGCCCTTAACAAGGACCTGATCAACAGTGTGATGATCTTCTCCACAGGTAAGCGGAGATGCATTGGCGAACATATTGCCAAAACAGAGGTCTTCCTACTCGCAGCCATTTTGTTGCACCAATGCACAGTTGAGAGTAACCCATCTGAAGCCCTCACAATGGACTGCTCATATGGGTTGGCTCTGAAGCCTCTCAACTACACAATTACAGCAAAGCTCAGAGGAAAGCTCCTTGGCCTTGTGTCACCAGCATGA